The Algoriphagus sp. TR-M9 genome has a window encoding:
- a CDS encoding response regulator, translated as MTHFDTIFLVDDDPINNLINKRLISKVGVSEDIVEFLEAEEALIALSEQAAEKSILIFLDINMPVLNGWEFLDKYGIQFPQRKDKIVILSSSIDFNDREKAKTYDTVSGFLEKPLTIDKIKDQLT; from the coding sequence ATGACTCATTTTGACACCATTTTTCTTGTTGACGATGATCCCATCAACAACCTTATCAATAAGAGGTTGATCAGCAAAGTAGGAGTTTCAGAAGACATCGTTGAGTTTTTAGAAGCCGAGGAAGCGTTGATCGCGCTTTCCGAGCAAGCTGCAGAAAAATCAATTTTAATCTTCCTTGACATCAACATGCCGGTACTGAATGGGTGGGAATTTTTAGACAAATACGGGATTCAATTCCCGCAACGGAAAGATAAAATAGTCATTTTATCCAGCTCCATTGATTTCAATGACAGAGAAAAAGCCAAGACATACGACACGGTCTCCGGATTTTTGGAAAAACCCCTCACCATAGATAAAATAAAAGATCAGCTAACCTAA
- a CDS encoding iron chaperone codes for MLEQMRSTIQEAIPEAKEVISYHMPAYRTTEVLVYFAAAKKHLGFYPSNSGVSEFKKELQSYVTSKGAIQFPLDQPLPLELIAAICQFRLSEAQERAQLK; via the coding sequence ATGCTAGAGCAGATGCGCAGCACCATCCAAGAAGCGATTCCAGAGGCTAAAGAGGTCATCAGCTATCATATGCCTGCATACCGAACTACTGAGGTTCTGGTTTATTTTGCTGCAGCTAAAAAACACCTAGGATTCTATCCCAGCAATAGCGGTGTGAGTGAGTTTAAGAAAGAACTGCAATCCTATGTGACATCCAAAGGAGCAATCCAATTTCCTTTGGATCAGCCATTGCCTCTTGAGTTGATTGCAGCCATTTGTCAGTTTAGATTGTCTGAAGCCCAAGAAAGAGCACAACTCAAGTAA
- a CDS encoding serine hydrolase domain-containing protein, with amino-acid sequence MKKLSVFNTYQKPGESEVKYWHFSLGLKMTCLLGLCLFLYSCAEAQKPTAAELYFPPNESVEWEQVSLQDLDWDETKLEELLAWLPSQGTRAFMILKDGKIVVEEYWGEKLTGLGEMDQDAFWYWASAGKTLTAVLLGIAEEHKLLKRKDRTQDYLGKGWTSLSEEQEREIRLEHHLSMTTGLNDAVADPDDTSAEALTFLAEPGSRWAYHNAPYTLLEKVLEEASGETFQEFFRASVGNKIGMKGFWQQTGNNNVFYSDARSMARFGLLLHADGNWNGDQIWSNKFFQEMRETSQDLNPSYGYLTWLNGKSSFMIPQSQRLFPGMLIPSAPADMYQAMGKNGQFLMVVPSEGLVIVRMGGAGDNALVPFLLIRDIWDRLAAVIE; translated from the coding sequence ATGAAAAAGCTATCAGTTTTTAATACGTATCAAAAACCCGGTGAAAGTGAGGTTAAGTACTGGCATTTTTCGCTTGGCCTAAAAATGACCTGTTTACTGGGACTTTGCCTGTTCCTATACTCCTGTGCAGAGGCCCAGAAACCTACAGCAGCTGAATTGTATTTTCCTCCAAATGAATCTGTGGAGTGGGAGCAGGTTAGTTTGCAAGATTTGGATTGGGATGAAACTAAGCTGGAAGAGCTTTTGGCCTGGCTACCAAGTCAGGGTACCCGTGCATTTATGATTTTGAAGGATGGTAAAATAGTGGTGGAGGAATACTGGGGAGAGAAGCTGACAGGGCTGGGGGAGATGGATCAAGATGCCTTTTGGTATTGGGCTTCGGCTGGCAAGACCCTAACTGCTGTATTGCTGGGAATAGCTGAGGAGCACAAGCTGCTCAAGCGCAAGGATAGAACCCAAGATTACCTCGGGAAAGGATGGACCTCTCTTTCTGAAGAACAAGAACGGGAAATTCGCTTAGAACATCATCTAAGCATGACCACCGGACTGAATGATGCTGTAGCAGATCCAGATGATACCAGTGCCGAGGCCTTGACTTTTCTGGCTGAGCCTGGAAGCAGATGGGCCTATCATAATGCACCCTATACACTATTGGAAAAAGTCCTGGAAGAGGCCTCAGGTGAAACTTTTCAGGAGTTTTTCAGAGCCTCTGTGGGAAACAAAATAGGTATGAAAGGATTTTGGCAGCAAACGGGTAATAACAATGTGTTTTACTCAGATGCCAGATCCATGGCTAGGTTTGGACTACTCCTTCACGCAGATGGAAACTGGAATGGGGATCAAATATGGTCAAACAAGTTTTTTCAAGAAATGAGAGAAACCTCCCAGGATTTGAACCCTAGTTATGGGTATTTAACTTGGCTCAATGGTAAAAGTTCCTTTATGATTCCACAGTCCCAACGTCTCTTTCCGGGTATGCTTATTCCATCTGCACCTGCAGATATGTATCAGGCTATGGGTAAAAATGGTCAGTTTCTGATGGTGGTTCCTTCCGAAGGATTGGTGATTGTGCGGATGGGAGGAGCTGGAGATAATGCCCTAGTGCCCTTTCTGTTGATTCGGGATATCTGGGATCGCTTGGCAGCAGTGATCGAGTAG
- a CDS encoding M81 family metallopeptidase — translation MRTTLFSLLLLLVIFSCSTKQDSKDLPRIAIAGLAIESSTFSPAKSDVEAFRTREGSNIFSYYPFLDSASENRGRAEWFPTLRGHAIPGGIVTREAYEELVGKTLEMLQENLPYDGLFFDIHGAMIVEGLDDPEGDFIIRVREVVGPETLISTSMDLHGNVSWRLAENTDLITCYRMAPHEDALESKQRAVENLLERLESGKGKPAYKAWIPVPILLPGEKTSTRIDPGKSLYAKVDPLTKKEGVIDAAIWIGYAWADEPRNHAVVMVTGDDEQAVTESAEELAQSFWDVRNEFEFVAPVATLEESLDMAIASDKKPFMISDMGDNPTAGGAGDVTWTLTEILKRPEFQAENGPTLIYASIPGPEFVEKAIAAGVGGQVEGTAGAAVDDRFAPPILLKGTVQAIEEGDGAAEVEVVVKVGSVHVIVTKKRKPYHRESDFTNLGLNPRDADIVVVKIGYLVPELYDMRADWIMALTPGGVDQDLERLGYKRIKRPMFPLDKDMEDPDLSAQMVPAADELE, via the coding sequence ATGAGAACTACCTTATTTTCCCTTCTATTACTGCTCGTTATCTTTTCTTGCAGTACCAAGCAAGATTCAAAAGACTTGCCCAGAATTGCAATTGCAGGACTGGCCATAGAGTCCAGTACTTTTTCACCCGCAAAATCTGATGTGGAAGCTTTTCGAACCAGGGAGGGATCCAATATTTTCAGCTATTACCCCTTTCTTGATTCAGCCTCCGAAAATAGGGGGAGAGCAGAATGGTTTCCTACGCTCAGAGGTCACGCGATACCCGGAGGCATAGTGACTCGGGAAGCCTATGAGGAACTGGTGGGCAAAACCCTGGAAATGCTCCAAGAAAACCTTCCTTATGATGGACTGTTCTTTGATATTCATGGAGCCATGATTGTAGAAGGCCTGGATGATCCGGAGGGAGATTTTATTATTCGGGTCAGAGAGGTAGTAGGACCTGAGACCTTGATTTCTACCTCTATGGATTTGCATGGGAATGTTTCCTGGAGATTGGCAGAAAATACAGATTTGATCACCTGCTACAGAATGGCACCTCATGAGGATGCTTTGGAATCTAAACAGCGGGCAGTAGAAAACCTACTGGAAAGACTGGAAAGCGGGAAAGGAAAGCCAGCGTACAAAGCTTGGATTCCTGTCCCTATTTTGCTTCCTGGGGAAAAAACCAGCACCAGGATCGATCCGGGAAAGAGTCTTTATGCCAAAGTGGATCCCCTAACCAAGAAAGAAGGGGTGATTGATGCGGCGATCTGGATAGGATATGCATGGGCTGATGAGCCCAGAAACCACGCCGTGGTGATGGTAACTGGAGATGATGAACAAGCCGTGACTGAGTCTGCTGAGGAGCTGGCACAAAGTTTTTGGGATGTGAGAAATGAATTTGAATTTGTGGCACCTGTAGCGACATTGGAAGAGAGTCTGGATATGGCAATAGCTTCAGATAAAAAGCCATTCATGATTTCTGATATGGGTGACAACCCTACCGCTGGAGGCGCTGGAGATGTGACCTGGACTTTGACAGAAATCCTCAAAAGACCTGAATTTCAAGCTGAAAATGGACCTACTTTGATTTATGCTTCCATACCAGGTCCTGAATTTGTAGAGAAAGCCATTGCTGCCGGTGTAGGTGGACAAGTGGAGGGTACAGCCGGAGCAGCGGTGGATGATAGATTTGCTCCGCCTATTTTACTCAAAGGAACAGTACAGGCAATAGAAGAGGGCGATGGGGCAGCAGAAGTAGAAGTAGTAGTGAAAGTGGGGTCTGTACATGTGATTGTGACCAAAAAACGCAAACCCTATCATAGGGAAAGTGACTTTACAAATCTGGGTTTGAATCCAAGAGATGCGGATATAGTAGTAGTAAAAATCGGGTATTTGGTACCGGAGCTTTATGATATGCGTGCAGATTGGATTATGGCATTGACGCCGGGAGGAGTAGACCAAGACTTGGAACGTTTAGGCTATAAGCGTATCAAGCGGCCGATGTTTCCTCTGGATAAGGATATGGAAGATCCGGATTTGAGTGCTCAGATGGTGCCTGCTGCTGATGAGTTAGAATAA